A genomic segment from Nicotiana tabacum cultivar K326 chromosome 7, ASM71507v2, whole genome shotgun sequence encodes:
- the LOC107814358 gene encoding stress enhanced protein 1, chloroplastic, producing MAVVQISSSLCTSIRDVVMSNPVSVPSVRGSTRTQFGTVFATGSPLLIRNSFYRVKAVPSRATSVSIRCGQSTKEESNLDVWLGRSAMVGFAVAISVEIATGKGLLENFGVTGPLPTVALAVTALVGILTAVFIFQSASKN from the exons ATGGCTGTCGTTCAAATTTCCAGCTCTCTCTGCACTTCCATTCGCG ATGTTGTTATGTCAAACCCAGTAAGTGTTCCTTCTGTTAGGGGCTCAACTCGTACACAATTTGGGACTGTTTTTGCAACTGGTTCTCCCCTCT TGATTAGGAATAGTTTCTACCGAGTAAAGGCTGTTCCAAGTAGGGCGACATCAGTTTCCATACGATGCGGGCAGAGTACCAAGGAAGAAAGTAATTTAGACGTATGGCTTGGTCGATCCGCCATGGTTGGCTTTGCTGTTGCTATTAGTGTGGAAATAGCCACAGGCAAAGGACTTCTAGAG AATTTTGGGGTTACAGGGCCCTTGCCTACAGTTGCATTGGCCGTCACTGCATTGGTGGGCATTCTGACCGCCGTCTTCATCTTCCAGTCTGCTTCAAAGAACTAG
- the LOC107814347 gene encoding uncharacterized protein LOC107814347, which yields MSKSITSVFFFFFLFLCLSSVQSLPPSSDIIALQAFKAAIKPSSIPSYSCLGSWNFTSDPCSVPRVTHFTCGLSCSSGNRVTELTLDPAGYSGTLTPLISKLTQLVTLDLQNNNFYGPIPASLSSLPNLKNLVLRLNSFSGSVPPSLTSLKSLLSLDLSHNSISGLPNSMNQLTSLRRMDLSYNKLTGSLPKLPPNLIELAAKANSLSGSLLKLSFDGLNQLEVVELSENSLSGTIEAWFFQLPSLQQVDMANNGFTRVEISRTGNFNSDLIAVDLSFNKIEGYLPVNFAVFPRLSSLSLSYNRFRGPIPWQYSKKVTLKRLYLDGNFLNGSPPAGFFGRQTGVTGSLGDNCLQKCPTSSQLCLKSQKPTSICQQAYGGKPKS from the coding sequence ATGTCAAAATCAATAAcctctgttttcttcttcttctttctctttctttgctTAAGTTCAGTTCAATCTCTGCCTCCATCTTCAGACATCATCGCTCTTCAAGCTTTTAAAGCCGCCATTAAACCTTCTAGTATTCCTTCATATTCTTGTTTAGGTTCTTGGAATTTCACTTCTGACCCTTGCTCTGTTCCTCGTGTGACTCATTTCACTTGCGGACTTTCTTGTAGTTCTGGTAATAGAGTTACTGAACTCACCCTTGACCCAGCTGGTTACTCAGGTACTCTTACTCCATTAATTTCTAAACTCACTCAACTCGTCACTCTTGatcttcaaaataacaacttctATGGCCCAATTCCTGCTTCTCTCTCGTCTCTTCCGAATCTCAAAAACCTCGTTTTGAGACTTAACTCATTTTCTGGATCAGTCCCCCCATCGCTCACTTCTCTTAAATCTCTACTTTCTCTTGATCTTTCTCATAACTCGATTTCTGGGTTACCAAATTCGATGAACCAACTCACTAGCTTGAGAAGAATGGATCTTAGTTATAATAAGCTTACTGGGTCACTCCCAAAATTACCACCGAATCTTATAGAACTTGCAGCTAAGGCTAATTCTTTATCTGGGTCTCTTTTGAAATTGTCTTTTGATGGGTTAAATCAGCTGGAAGTAGTTGAGCTCAGTGAAAATTCGTTATCTGGTACCATTGAAGCTTGGTTTTTTCAATTACCTTCACTGCAACAAGTCGACATGGCGAATAACGGCTTTACACGTGTCGAGATCTCAAGGACTGGAAATTTCAACAGCGACCTCATCGCCGTCGACTTGAGTTTCAACAAAATCGAAGGCTATTTGCCCGTAAATTTCGCGGTTTTTCCTCGGTTGTCTTCACTTTCCCTGAGTTATAACAGGTTTCGTGGACCAATCCCGTGGCAGTACAGTAAAAAGGTGACATTGAAAAGGTTGTATTTGGACGGTAATTTCTTGAATGGGTCGCCGCCGGCAGGATTTTTTGGCCGGCAAACGGGAGTCACCGGCAGTTTAGGGGACaattgtttacaaaaatgtccGACTTCTTCGCAACTTTGCTTGAAATCACAGAAACCTACGTCAATTTGCCAACAAGCTTACGGTGGGAAACCAAAGTCTTAG